The DNA window GTCCACCACTTTCGCGCTGATCCCGCGATCGCGGAGGTACTCCACAACGGAGGCATGATCGACGTTGTCGGCCAGCTGGACCCGCAGGTGCCCGAACTGCTGGCCGCCCAGAGTTTCCACGCTTCCTGCGAGGACATTCAGGTCGATGTCAAAGTGCCGGGCGACGCCTGTGAGGACGGGTTCCTTGGCGCTTTCGCCGGAAAAGAGGATCTCCAGCACGGGGCCGGCCTGGAGCGCACCCTTGATCGGTTCCGAGGCTGGCAGCGGAAGGAGGGCCCGGGCGAGCTTGCTGTCGAGTTCGGCCGCTACCTCCGCCAGTTCGCCAGCTTCGACAACCCGGCCCTTGGCCAGGAGTGAGACCGAGCCGCAGACGCGCTTCACCACGTGCATCTCGTGGGTGATGATGAGCACGGTGAGCTGAAGGCGCCGGGTGAGGTCCTGGATGAGGTCCAGGATTTCATCGGTGGTGGCCGGGTCCAGGGCGGACGTCGGCTCGTCGCACAGCAGGACGTCGGGATCGGACGCCAGGGCGCGCGCGATGCCGACCCGCTGGCGCTGGCCACCGGAGAGCTGTGACGGATAGGCGTTCTCGAAGCCCTCCAGCCCCACGAGCTTGAGCAGCTCAGCCACCTTCGCCCGGATCTGGTCCTTGGGTGTCTTCACCAGCTCCAGCGGATGGGCCACGTTGCCTGCCGCGGTCCGGGAATCCATCAGGTTGGCGTGCTGGAAGACCATGCCGATCCGGCGTCGCGCCGCACGGATTTCGGAGTCGCGCACCGAGCTGAGCTCAGTGCCGTCGATGTTGACCGAACCTGACGTGGGGCGGTCCAGCAGAGTCAGGCACCGTACCAGCGTGGACTTCCCGGCTCCCGAATGGCCGATGATGCCGTGGATAGAGCCTTTGGGGACCGAAAGGGATACCCCGTCGAGGGCCACCACTTCCTTTTTCCCCTGACGGTAGACCTTGCGCAGGTCGGTAACTGTGATCATTTATCCTCAGGCGGTAGGGCTTGGGCAGGGCATAGCACAAGCGCGCTTCTGAACTAAATTATGTCAGCGCCGAGAATCTGCATCCACTTCCGAAGAATGTTCGGCATGGCGCGCTTTCTGCCGCATCCTCAGCGGACGGGGCCGTGCTGCGGGGCCGTGGTGGACGGACTGCGCCGCCCTTGCTGAATTGCTGCCGGGCTGTGAGTCCGCTGAGGCTTAGGCCGCGGACTGTGATCTTTGTCCCAGCGCCGCCGCGTGGAGACACTGCCGCGGGCCGGCCCGCCGCCTCCTGCGCCGGGTGGAACTGGACTGTAGAGGCTGCCGGAACCGGCCCCTAGAAATCGCCCCGGCTGGCGTCTTCCGGGGGCAGCACCGGCCAGTCGCCCTCGATGACGGCGGCGGGCTTGGTCTTGCGGAGGTACTGCTGGAAGTCGGCCGCCTGGCTGACGGCCCAGTCCACCTGCAGCTGGTGCAGGTGGCTGGCCGGCAGCCTGAGCTTGGGGAACTTGCCCGCCATGGCGTCGAGCATGCGAAGGGTGGCCAGGGCGTCGGCGGCGGAGGTGTGCGCGTTCTCGAGGTCGACGCCGTACTCTTCGCAGAGTGCCGTCAGGGTCCGCTTTCCCTTGCGGTAGCGGTCGACCTGCTTGTTCATGATGTAGGGATCCAGGACCGGAAAGCGGCTCAGCTGCGGTACGCCGTAGCGAGCGGATTCGGCGGCCAGGACGGTGAAGTCGTAGCTGGCGTTGAAAGCGATGACCGGGACGCCGTC is part of the Arthrobacter sp. KBS0703 genome and encodes:
- a CDS encoding methionine ABC transporter ATP-binding protein, yielding MITVTDLRKVYRQGKKEVVALDGVSLSVPKGSIHGIIGHSGAGKSTLVRCLTLLDRPTSGSVNIDGTELSSVRDSEIRAARRRIGMVFQHANLMDSRTAAGNVAHPLELVKTPKDQIRAKVAELLKLVGLEGFENAYPSQLSGGQRQRVGIARALASDPDVLLCDEPTSALDPATTDEILDLIQDLTRRLQLTVLIITHEMHVVKRVCGSVSLLAKGRVVEAGELAEVAAELDSKLARALLPLPASEPIKGALQAGPVLEILFSGESAKEPVLTGVARHFDIDLNVLAGSVETLGGQQFGHLRVQLADNVDHASVVEYLRDRGISAKVVDAAVVPSDPDDFPSGTPDFAAETGDLK
- a CDS encoding 3'-5' exonuclease — protein: MSTWNTLPRAAFDLETTGRNSRAARIVTASVTLVDASGNVIREHEWLADPGIEIPAEASEVHGITTEHARSHGRPAPEVTRELAAVLQELFDDGVPVIAFNASYDFTVLAAESARYGVPQLSRFPVLDPYIMNKQVDRYRKGKRTLTALCEEYGVDLENAHTSAADALATLRMLDAMAGKFPKLRLPASHLHQLQVDWAVSQAADFQQYLRKTKPAAVIEGDWPVLPPEDASRGDF